A single window of Nasonia vitripennis strain AsymCx chromosome 4, Nvit_psr_1.1, whole genome shotgun sequence DNA harbors:
- the LOC116417174 gene encoding uncharacterized protein LOC116417174 produces the protein MMTPNSMAQHFHSTLNRMLEDVNNFKFTSISFNTSVNIIEIPFINKLLWRCVSHRPIPDKYLRLREMDLSAVTVSKKTFDLLSDSFAINKLTLGSTPGGCDEFLTITNLESLNFINNKNLSLKFLTREKCSSLRSLSFNNCQEVPIERLFDFVKNNTHLAELNFSDSQGRKRHTVDLIMSMFSPSNVTEAFNFNYSACKVFRTEIIPRVVFLRTNALRTLNLENNDYFKGFVTDIIDNAPNLVELNLLGLDFNYPLLLSNLPQLRSIRINYNYHIVNALISAGPKQTFEVLINNTWGKKRTRVINLANLAGVIHACEQIDFKFVNCRINVPTHVRQDLATHGVSLRALDNTVSLLKTL, from the coding sequence ATGATGACCCCCAATTCCATGGCACAGCACTTCCATTCGACTCTGAATAGAATGCTTGAGGATGTCAATAACTTCAAATTCACTAGTATTTCATTCAATACTTCAGTCAATATAATAGAAATTccgtttattaacaaattgttATGGCGCTGCGTCAGCCACAGGCCCATTCCCGACAAGTATCTTCGTCTGCGCGAAATGGACCTATCAGCTGTCACTGTCTCTAAGAAAACTTTCGACTTACTCTCGGACagttttgcaataaacaaaCTCACGTTGGGCAGCACTCCAGGTGGGTGCGACGAATTTCTAACAATAACCAACTTAGAATCACTGAActttataaataacaaaaatttatcgctTAAGTTTTTAACCAGAGAAAAATGCAGTTCTCTGCGTTCTCTATCGTTTAACAACTGCCAAGAAGTGCCTATCGAACGTCTGTTCGACTTCGTAAAAAACAATACACACCTTGCAGAATTAAATTTCTCAGATTCTCAAGGTAGAAAGAGACACACAGTCGATCTTATTATGTCAATGTTCTCACCGTCCAATGTCACTGAAGCATTTAACTTCAATTATTCAGCTTGTAAAGTATTCCGTACTGAGATCATTCCTCGAGTAGTATTCTTGCGTACGAATGCTCTCAGGACACTCAATCTCGAAAACAACGACTATTTCAAAGGTTTTGTTACAGACATCATAGACAATGCGCCAAACCTAGTCGAGTTGAACTTATTAGGATTGGACTTCAATTATCCGTTACTTCTTTCAAATTTACCTCAATTACGGTCGATCCGGATAAATTACAACTACCATATTGTAAATGCACTCATCAGTGCTGGTCCTAAACAAACCTTTGAAGTACTCATAAACAATACGTGGGGAAAGAAAAGAACTCGAGTAATCAACCTAGCTAACTTAGCTGGAGTGATTCACGCCTGCGAACAAATAGATTTTAAGTTTGTTAACTGTCGAATCAATGTTCCGACGCACGTTCGCCAAGATCTCGCTACACACGGCGTTAGTCTACGAGCGTTAGACAATACTGTCTCTTTACTAAAGACTTTGTAA
- the LOC107981171 gene encoding uncharacterized protein LOC107981171 isoform X2, translated as MPKKLTSTDSSESVCADEDDKVHKSQCTKILKKIVGKQNSQQTLQKFKQQILINSRTTINQENEEAFMSSSNTINGKLNLEPKVLINRIQKENRSCYASKKEHPECAVKFLKEFKPKLYRMYKKKGFDLESVIPERYRKYQRLRDDKIYLGCGLSVGKKKWRIAQYKRRTGFLCDLGYILWK; from the exons ATGCCAAAAAAATTGACTTCAACTGATTCTAGTGAAAGCGTATGTGCCGATGAGGATGATAAAGTGCATAAATCT CAGTGTactaaaatattgaaaaaaattgttggtaAACAAAATTCTCAACaaacattacaaaaatttaaacagcAGATTCTAATAAACAGTAGAACAACAATCAATCAAGAGAATGAAGAAGCTTTCATGTCTTCATCAAATACTATTAacggaaaattaaatttagaaCCAAAAGTATTAATAAACAGgatacaaaaagaaaataggaGTTGTTATGCGTCCAAAAAAG AACATCCTGAATGTGcagtgaaatttttaaaagagtTTAAGCCAAAGTTATATCGTATGTATAAAAAGAAAGGTTTCGACTTAGAATCAGTAATTCCAGAAAGATACCGAAAATATCAACGGTTAAGAGACGATAAG aTATATTTAGGATGTGGATTATCTGTCGGTAAAAAGAAATGGAGAATAGCACAATATAAGCGCCGAACAGGCTTTTTATGTGATCTTGGGTACATATTATGGAAATGA
- the LOC107981171 gene encoding serine/arginine repetitive matrix protein 2-like isoform X1, with product MEKFILSSPLPLRCSTQVDHMSKRTYAQWSRTSIRSPHTNARLNSLSRSQPSRRKSRSPFSRQESRTSKSQPERHLTTTRYRSRSNTPRHRTSEPLMSKRELQVKSTQSKPPSPPSHTLQHLSQAKSQDKSPCSQRQYDKPKPPLQHKSVLAKSQTAPQISPHHSRSYTSRRHSRSQSSRHHSRSQSSRRHSRSQTPRPHSRSQTLRRHSRSKTSRRHSRSQSFRHHSRSQSFRRHSRSQSFRCHSRSKTSLCHSRSQSSRRHSRSKTSWHHSRSQSFRGHSRSIISRRHSRSQTSRPHSRSQSPYLSLQQLTQSQSSHDKLPLPQPQHDVSSPQPQPDSGSPKSQTSPQKSPHHSQSQSACLSLQQLTQLSQPQHDVSSHQPQHDSGSPKSQTAPQKSPHHSRSHTPRHHSRSRTPPHQSQSQTSRRHSRSQKPRRHSRSQTPRRHSRSQTPHRHSRSQTPRRHSRSQTPRRHSRSQTPRRLSRPRTPRCHSRSQTPRRHSRSRSRPHSSHHSTPRSHIRDRARHHSRSAGPHHEHPECAVKFLKEFKPKLYRMYKKKGFDLESVIPERYRKYQRLRDDKIYLGCGLSVGKKKWRIAQYKRRTGFLCDLGYILWK from the exons ATGGAAAAATTCATACTTTCATCACCATTACCGCTTCGATGCTCGACACAAGTAGACCATATGTCAAAACGCACGTATGCACAGTGGTCGCGTACATCTATTCGTTCACCGCATACAAATGCACGTTTAAATTCCTTATCACGATCGCAACCGTCTCGACGTAAATCACGGTCACCTTTTTCGCGGCAAGAATCACGGACATCAAAGTCTCAGCCTGAGCGACATTTGACAACTACTCGTTACCGTTCACGTTCGAATACACCTCGGCATCGTACATCAGAACCGTTAATGTCCAAGCGTGAATTACAAGTAAAATCTACACAAAGCAAGCCACCGTCACCTCCGTCGCATACACTTCAGCATCTCTCACAAGCGAAATCTCAGGATAAGTCACCATGTTCTCAGCGTCAGTATGACAAACCGAAACCTCCGCTGCAACATAAGTCAGTGTTGGCTAAATCTCAAACTGCACCGCAGATATCCCCACATCACTCACGATCTTATACATCTCGGCGTCACTCCCGATCGCAGTCATCTCGGCATCACTCCCGATCGCAGTCATCTCGGCGTCACTCACGGTCGCAAACCCCTCGTCCTCACTCACGATCGCAGACACTTCGGCGTCACTCGCGCTCGAAAACATCTCGGCGTCACTCACGATCCCAGTCTTTTCGGCATCACTCACGATCCCAGTCTTTTCGGCGTCACTCACGATCCCAGTCTTTTCGGTGTCACTCGCGCTCGAAAACATCTCTGTGTCACTCCCGATCGCAGTCATCTCGGCGTCACTCGCGCTCGAAAACATCTTGGCATCACTCACGATCCCAGTCATTTCGGGGTCACTCGCGCTCGATAATATCTCGGCGTCATTCGCGCTCGCAGACATCTCGGCCTCACTCACGATCGCAGTCACCTTATCTCTCTCTTCAGCAGCTAACACAATCGCAATCTTCTCATGATAAATTACCATTACCTCAGCCTCAGCATGATGTATCATCACCTCAGCCGCAGCCTGATTCAGGTTCACCTAAATCTCAAACTTCACCACAGAAATCCCCACATCACTCACAATCACAGTCAGCTTGTCTCTCACTTCAACAGCTAACACAATTATCTCAGCCTCAGCATGATGTATCATCACATCAGCCGCAGCATGATTCAGGTTCACCCAAATCTCAAACTGCACCACAGAAATCCCCACATCACTCACGATCGCATACACCTCGGCATCACTCACGGTCGCGGACACCTCCGCATCAGTCACAATCGCAGACATCTCGGCGTCACTCACGGTCGCAAAAACCTCGTCGTCACTCACGATCGCAGACACCTCGACGTCACTCACGGTCGCAAACACCTCATCGTCACTCACGATCGCAGACACCTCGGCGTCATTCACGGTCGCAAACCCCTCGTCGTCACTCACGATCGCAGACACCTCGGCGTCTCTCACGGCCGCGGACACCTCGGTGTCACTCACGGTCGCAAACACCTCGGCGTCACTCACGGTCGCGTTCGCGTCCACACAGTTCTCATCATTCGACCCCACGTTCGCATATTAGAGATCGTGCACGTCATCATTCACGTAGTGCTGGTCCACATCACG AACATCCTGAATGTGcagtgaaatttttaaaagagtTTAAGCCAAAGTTATATCGTATGTATAAAAAGAAAGGTTTCGACTTAGAATCAGTAATTCCAGAAAGATACCGAAAATATCAACGGTTAAGAGACGATAAG aTATATTTAGGATGTGGATTATCTGTCGGTAAAAAGAAATGGAGAATAGCACAATATAAGCGCCGAACAGGCTTTTTATGTGATCTTGGGTACATATTATGGAAATGA
- the LOC107981171 gene encoding uncharacterized protein LOC107981171 isoform X3: protein MMYHHISRSMIQVHPNLKLHHRNPHITHDRIHLGITHGRGHLRISHNRRHLGVTHGRKNLVVTHDRRHLDVTHGRKHLIVTHDRRHLGVIHGRKPLVVTHDRRHLGVSHGRGHLGVTHGRKHLGVTHGRVRVHTVLIIRPHVRILEIVHVIIHVVLVHITNILNVQ from the exons ATGATGTATCATCACATCAGCCGCAGCATGATTCAGGTTCACCCAAATCTCAAACTGCACCACAGAAATCCCCACATCACTCACGATCGCATACACCTCGGCATCACTCACGGTCGCGGACACCTCCGCATCAGTCACAATCGCAGACATCTCGGCGTCACTCACGGTCGCAAAAACCTCGTCGTCACTCACGATCGCAGACACCTCGACGTCACTCACGGTCGCAAACACCTCATCGTCACTCACGATCGCAGACACCTCGGCGTCATTCACGGTCGCAAACCCCTCGTCGTCACTCACGATCGCAGACACCTCGGCGTCTCTCACGGCCGCGGACACCTCGGTGTCACTCACGGTCGCAAACACCTCGGCGTCACTCACGGTCGCGTTCGCGTCCACACAGTTCTCATCATTCGACCCCACGTTCGCATATTAGAGATCGTGCACGTCATCATTCACGTAGTGCTGGTCCACATCACG AACATCCTGAATGTGcagtga